One window from the genome of Saccharicrinis carchari encodes:
- a CDS encoding GH92 family glycosyl hydrolase, with translation MINKLPLLAFILFISWSCAEKPLIKNVNPFIGTDFHGHTYPGATTPFGGVQLSPDTRRGNWDACSGYHYSDSTIIGFSHTHLSGTGCIDLGDVLFHPTTGEINLGGDGYIFKPLNFSHKNEYAEPGYYRVKTDKDILVELTATSRAGIHRYHFPEKEGKIVIDMAHLLDNEKIHKAELNVSNNSEITGMRSTKGWVDNQQVYFVAQFSQPFDNTDLISSRSLVPDSKSISGDSLQAVAYFSNTNGQPVEVKVGISLVSIHNARLNLESEVADLTFDQIKDRTQQEWEEALSTYTIEGASDAERTTFYTAVYHTMMAPNVISDVNGDYRGADLKVYNSKDRPVYSTFSLWDTYRAWNPLMTITDTPLVNDMINSMLNFYDQTGELPIWSLAPGETGTMIGYHSVSVIWDAYNNNIRDFDAQKALEAMVASAHKNSKGTSPYINLGFIPSDSKKESVSRLLENAYDDWCIAQMAKALGDEAVYKEFAPRASLYKNVFDGDSQFFRPRRMDGSWEPNFNPYEVGRAYTEATAWQYRFAVPHDVNGMINLFGGQDEFIKGLDSLFYTNRKVEGELVDITGLLGQYAHGNEPSHHIAYLYSYVGEAHKTQQLVRRLLNEMYSDQPDGIIGNEDCGQMSAWYIMSSMGFYPVCPGSGQFVLTSPLFPKATVKLANGNQLEITANNPSENIYIEDVLLNGESLGNSFITYNQVMGGGQLQFILGSDEDMVRRTNTAPFSMSTKKEVSIPYVSSEISFFENKVDIVCGSATPGAEIRYTTDGSEPTEASALYTEPFGVDKTTDIRLRAFKTGYEASSISNYTATKAVPQDAKKVHLHKNGVAYAYYEGHFSETADMFKTGRLKKTGICPEPTLSIAEIPDHFGIAFSGYIKVPHDGVYSFATTSDDGSVLFINDQLVVDNDMSHGAITATGQVALKKGFHAYKLLYFEDYEGQSLTWSWILPGNKAYERISPEVLFIK, from the coding sequence ATGATAAATAAATTGCCCTTGTTGGCCTTTATACTATTTATAAGCTGGAGTTGTGCCGAGAAGCCGCTTATAAAAAATGTGAACCCTTTTATCGGCACCGATTTTCACGGGCACACCTACCCCGGGGCCACCACCCCTTTTGGCGGTGTGCAGCTTAGCCCCGATACGCGCAGGGGGAATTGGGATGCCTGTTCGGGTTATCATTACAGCGATTCAACCATAATCGGGTTTTCGCATACCCATTTGAGCGGCACGGGCTGTATCGATTTGGGCGATGTGTTGTTTCATCCCACCACGGGCGAAATTAATTTGGGGGGTGATGGGTATATTTTTAAACCCTTGAATTTTTCGCATAAAAACGAATATGCCGAGCCCGGCTATTACCGGGTAAAGACTGACAAGGATATACTTGTTGAACTCACGGCTACTTCCCGTGCAGGTATCCACCGATATCATTTTCCCGAGAAAGAAGGTAAAATCGTTATCGATATGGCCCATCTGCTCGACAATGAAAAGATACATAAGGCCGAGCTTAATGTGAGCAATAACTCTGAAATTACCGGGATGCGCTCCACCAAAGGATGGGTGGATAATCAGCAGGTGTATTTTGTGGCACAGTTCTCTCAACCCTTTGATAATACGGATCTTATTTCATCGCGTTCGCTTGTGCCCGATAGCAAAAGCATTAGCGGCGATAGTTTGCAGGCGGTGGCCTATTTTTCCAACACCAATGGTCAACCTGTAGAGGTCAAGGTGGGGATTTCCCTGGTAAGCATCCATAATGCACGTCTTAACCTGGAGAGCGAAGTGGCCGACCTGACTTTTGATCAGATAAAGGACAGGACACAACAAGAGTGGGAGGAGGCCTTATCCACCTATACAATTGAAGGTGCATCCGATGCCGAAAGAACTACTTTTTACACGGCGGTGTACCACACTATGATGGCACCAAATGTTATTAGCGATGTAAATGGCGATTATAGGGGAGCCGATTTGAAAGTATACAACAGTAAGGATAGGCCTGTTTATTCTACTTTTTCGTTATGGGATACCTACAGGGCATGGAACCCCTTGATGACCATTACAGATACGCCCCTGGTCAACGATATGATTAATTCGATGCTCAACTTCTACGATCAAACTGGCGAATTACCTATCTGGTCATTGGCACCGGGCGAAACGGGAACCATGATCGGTTATCATTCGGTTTCGGTTATTTGGGATGCCTATAACAATAATATTCGCGACTTTGATGCCCAAAAGGCCTTGGAGGCCATGGTAGCATCTGCGCATAAAAATAGTAAGGGTACCAGTCCATACATCAATTTGGGTTTTATCCCTTCCGACTCTAAAAAGGAATCGGTGTCGCGCCTGTTGGAGAATGCGTACGACGATTGGTGCATAGCCCAAATGGCCAAAGCACTTGGCGATGAGGCGGTTTATAAGGAGTTTGCCCCAAGAGCCTCCTTGTATAAAAATGTTTTTGATGGCGACAGCCAGTTTTTCAGGCCTCGCCGTATGGACGGTTCATGGGAACCTAATTTTAATCCATATGAAGTAGGCCGGGCTTATACCGAGGCTACGGCCTGGCAATATCGTTTTGCAGTGCCACATGACGTAAACGGGATGATCAATCTGTTTGGCGGCCAGGACGAGTTTATAAAAGGGCTTGATTCCTTGTTTTATACCAATAGAAAAGTGGAAGGCGAGTTAGTTGATATTACCGGCCTGCTGGGGCAATATGCACATGGAAATGAGCCGAGCCATCATATCGCCTACCTATACTCCTATGTGGGAGAGGCACATAAAACGCAACAGTTGGTTAGGCGCTTGCTAAACGAAATGTACAGCGACCAGCCCGATGGCATTATTGGAAACGAGGATTGCGGACAAATGTCGGCCTGGTATATCATGAGCAGTATGGGATTTTATCCTGTTTGTCCCGGGAGCGGACAGTTTGTTTTAACCAGCCCCCTGTTCCCCAAAGCAACAGTAAAACTGGCCAATGGCAATCAGCTGGAGATTACGGCCAACAACCCTTCCGAGAATATCTATATTGAGGATGTGCTTTTAAACGGTGAGTCGCTCGGTAATAGTTTTATCACATACAATCAAGTGATGGGCGGTGGTCAACTCCAATTTATTCTGGGTTCAGATGAGGATATGGTTCGTAGAACTAACACTGCCCCGTTCTCCATGAGCACAAAAAAAGAGGTGTCCATTCCCTACGTTTCGAGCGAGATATCGTTTTTTGAAAACAAAGTGGATATTGTCTGTGGAAGTGCCACGCCCGGAGCCGAGATCAGGTATACTACCGATGGTAGCGAACCAACCGAAGCATCCGCCTTATATACCGAACCGTTTGGTGTAGATAAAACAACAGATATCCGCTTAAGGGCGTTTAAAACGGGGTATGAGGCCAGTTCCATTTCAAATTACACGGCTACAAAAGCAGTCCCACAGGATGCTAAAAAAGTGCACCTGCATAAAAATGGGGTGGCTTACGCTTATTACGAAGGACATTTCTCGGAAACAGCGGATATGTTTAAAACAGGCAGGCTTAAAAAAACCGGTATTTGTCCGGAACCCACGCTGAGCATAGCCGAAATACCGGATCACTTTGGAATAGCTTTTTCGGGTTACATTAAAGTACCGCACGATGGCGTGTATTCCTTTGCAACGACCAGCGACGATGGAAGTGTGCTTTTTATTAACGATCAGTTGGTAGTGGATAACGATATGTCGCACGGTGCAATTACCGCTACCGGACAAGTAGCGCTAAAAAAGGGATTCCATGCCTACAAGCTCCTGTATTTTGAAGACTACGAAGGTCAGTCGCTGACTTGGAGCTGGATACTTCCCGGAAACAAAGCGTATGAAAGAATAAGTCCGGAAGTGCTCTTTATTAAGTAG